The Citrus sinensis cultivar Valencia sweet orange chromosome 4, DVS_A1.0, whole genome shotgun sequence DNA segment taacaGTGAATTGTGGCTACAAATCCTTAGTAGTGTTTGTATTAACTACTACAAATAAGCtccaacaattaataaaaagattataCAGAAAATTATCTCAAAGTACTATTCTTGGTCGTTCTCACCGTAAGTAGAACAATATAAACTTAGCCATTGTTGAACGTTTTTTATTGGGACCTATCACAATTTGTCTGAGATGAAAAATGAACAGCATCTTGTCTTGGGGTTTGGGGGAATACAATATCCTGATAGGGCTGGAAATTACCATAATTTATTGTCTCCTAGTATGTGTCCAGCTTCCTTGTTCATAGCATTTGCCGCTTCAAAATCTTCTCCTCTTTATTCTTGACATGTCATCAAACCCTTCATCACGGCATACGTGCCCAGGATGCCTAAACTTCCCTTCCTGCTCTTCGATGTTTCTGGTTCTCCTAGTATGTGTAGATTAATCGTTGCAGTAGATTCGTTTCGGTACTAGGTGTGCCTCCATAGGAACGGGTGCTGTTTCTTGGCGGTGAGGAGCGGCGTGCTCCGGTTCCTGTGATGGGCACAACTAATTACGGTAATGTAGTATTGTGCTTTGATTTGTGTAGCGTGTGCAGTTGTTCTTCTACGAGTTATACTATTGTTTTTTGGATTCCTGgccagaaaaataaatgttctTGCAATTACCAACTATGTATCTCTTTGATGAATCCTTGCCAAGACTCTGATCATTGACAGCAGCACCCTCCAATATCAACTGCATGATAACGATGCCCCTACACATTAATGCTCACGATCCTTCACCGTGTCCCATATTAATGATTCAATTTCCTTTTCCAAATTTCCAATATTGTTATGCTTCTTTATAGCTAAAAATCTGCCTCTGCATTAACAGTGTAATTACAGAAGTTGCAGTGTAACATATTAATGTAGCTTATTATGTAGTGAAAGGGAAACATGCGTACACAAACTACAAGGGGATGTCAACTGAAGAGTTAGGAACATGGTTCAGTTGAGTGCAGTTTTTTAGTGGTTTGTTTGTTCTATACATTGTATTACATTGAGTAGTCGTGTATGTGTTAAGGCATTTGGGAACTTTGTTGATGTCGTAATATCATAAGAAAACTGGAACTTCACTTAGTTGTCACTGTGATTATCTTATTCTGTTACTGTCCAATTCTTGTTCGATGGAATAGGGCTACCAGATAATTGCATCAATTTGCTGAACTTTTATGCTATTTTTGATGGTGGTCGGTTGCCAAGTCCTAAAGGCAATATTCTAGTTTTGGCGTTGCAGTCtattctttcaattttctgaaattatcTATGAAACGTAAAGGGAATTTGTGCTGTCTATAAGCTTATGTTATTTGTTAACGAGAAAGTAGATGATGGGACTCTTTTAGAATCTTTATGGTCAGTCTTGCTAATGAATTCTCCTTCAATATCTTCCTAGAAGTATGTGCAATGCAATGGAGCAGGGTGTGTGTCCCTTGTATATGAAATTTGCTGAACATAAACATAATAACTATTTAGACTAGAAGTTATATAAATCTGACTGATGAACTATAAATTCTATCCCCTTTATCAAGCTTATTCAATACCTTGTTTTTGGGTAATCAGAAGAAAGTTAACGTAGTTGTCTATCTATGAAGTCAGAAGAGAAGGGCACTTTTATGCGAAGGTATCATTGAAAAAACCTGTATAATGTTACACATTGACAGGAATGGGAGTTACCCTCCATAGTGAAGTGAAGAAGCAAAGCAAATGAGGCAACGCCGAAGGAAACAATGTGTATTGTAATCTCTTATcatattttgtttgtaaaaTGTCAGGACATTGGCAACCTTCCTGGCCGTAAGTTTGGGCTACATGCAACCAGTTGCCGTCGTAGATTTCGCCCTGTTGGATTATGTATTTCTTGTTCACTTGTAAGCCTAAGCGAGTGGTTTGGTTTTTCAATTGTATCAGCAACACCCGCCGGATTAGAAGAAAAGTAGGAGATAACTTACTGATTTTTCTCGACTATTCCCATGTTGGGTCGTAGAGTAAACGTTGTTTTACGTTTATGATTCTCTCATGCATAGATTTGTAGATTTAGATCTCTATACATTCAGCctgttattaaaattttgacaaattaattatgtaatgAAATTTACTCATAGATTCTCTGTTATTTTGCTTGGTAATATATGAGGATTGATTTTAACTGCATTGTGTAAAATCAGCGTCATATGAGCTGTAAAGTGAGATGTTTTTAAATGATTCATGCTCAAGTTGGACCAGTTAAATGACAAGTAAGCACAAGGACTTACATTTCGTCCACAAAAAGCAACGAGTCCCAGCACCTAAAATATTAGATTGGCTTGCGAAAAATGGTAATGATCTTCATGATGACTCAATTGTGCTGGAATTTTCCGTGACACGAGCATGAAAGGAGATCAAGGAAAAGCAATCaagatttcaattaaaaaaatcataagaaattcaaattattgttGTCGAAACCATACACCAATCAAATTGGTATACAATTACAGTTCTTTCACTAAGGAGGGAAGAGCGGAACTTTGGATCGGCCTTGCTCCAGGCTAACTCGAACTGTGCAAACTTTCACATCAATTGAAACGAAGGGAAAAATGGGATGCGAAGATTCACTATAGATGTGAAAGAGTCAACTTGATTCTTACTGCTGTAGTTTATTAGATGATAATAGGTTTAAGTTGACACCTTTTTCACTTCAAAGAAGTTCAAACCATCCTGATTCCTGAGACCCGATCCTCTACTGCTCCTCCACTGTTTACCTAATTTCCTCTCAAtggcaaaatgaaaaactaatCCCTAACAAGAAAGTCAACGATTTCGccaatgatttaaaaaaaccAGCTTTGATTTAAACTACCAACCATTATCAGTAGCTACCATGGAGTAGCTTTGAGTTTTTACTATGCTCAAAGATTATCTCaggaaaataacaagaatatcTCATACAGAATCAATCGACAACTGTAATAGTAATAGACTTATTGATCCCCATCAAGTTCATACCACCTCTGATTTTCTGCGCGTTCCATGCTTAGCAGGAACACTTAGCAATTGCTGCATGTTCCATGCTGAGCAATCGTGCAACCATCATTTCTCTAGCACCAAAAAGAGACTATCCATTATGTCTACAATGACTCTCAAGCCCAGCAAGGGGAAGGTTCACTACCTCATCCATAGCAGCCACTTTATGCATTGCCAATGCAGTACCTTCATTCGAATTGCTCAGATCACTAGTATCTTCAGAGTTAGTCTTCCAGTCTATCTCAGGTGCATATCcacatataaattgaaaaaagggTCACACCAGAGTTCCCAGTAATCCATTCACATAGGCATCTGAAAACAGAAACCATTCTGACTATACTTGCAACATACAAAATCAGGACAAGACTTGATTATCGGTTAGTGCAAGACCATACAGCTCCAGAAAGCACAGAAATCATCAGCACTGACGACCGGAACTTCAGTACAAGTAATATGTGGCAACCATGATTCAAGAATCCGGGAAATGCAAGAGAACAGTCTACTCAGGAAACAACCACTCACCAATTACATCTTTGGAGTTCATAGACCTTCCATAAACTAAATCATATGACCAAAAGCCTCAAATACAGAGAAAAAGTTGGATGAAAATGCTTAAGCACCACCACTTAtggcaaaagaaaaacacGGAAGATTTGATATGCTGCACCTCAGCCACCAAACATCGTGCAAATTCAACAAAGACACCAGTTAAGAAATATGTACAATCCATATTTAAGCCAGCAAATTCTTACTGATTATGAAGATAGATCATAAGAAAATTACTTTATGAAAGCTTGGTGCCATAACTGTATTCTCTCTCCTCACATTCGGAAATGAGTATAAGCATACCTCAAAAGCAGAAATTGGAAGGTTCATGAACAACACGATAATAAGAATGTCAAGAAGCATAGCGAATACTAGGCAATTTGACTTTATTGATGGCTCACAAATTAGTTCAAAGTTTCAATAATTCCTCCAGCATACATGTTCTGCCAGCCAAGACAAGATGCAATATTGGAGTTAAGAACGATATCCACTGAAGATTTACAGATGCTGACCGCAGCAAATGACCCTTAACATATATAATGTGCCACCATAGTTTATGACAAATACAGAACTTCCTCAAATGAGACTTAAAGAACTGCAGTTGAAATCCGAAATTGTAGAATAAGTACCAGAACTAAGTTTCAAGAAATCATTAGCCACCATGGGACTAGAAGAAACAAACTATATATACATGCAATAACTCACTGCAGCCATCCAGTCCTGGACCAATGCAAGTAGATGTATTTGATTGCTCTCACAACTTATCTGAGATGAAAAATGAACAGCATCTTGTCTTGAGGTTTGGGGAATACAATATCCTGAGGGCTAGAAATTACCATAATTTATTGTCTCCTAGTATGTGTCCAGCATCCTTACTCATAGCATGTCACTTCAAAATCTTTTCCTCTTTATCCTTGACATGTCATCAAACCTTTCATCACGCCATAAATGCCCAGGATGCCTAAAATTCTGTTCCTGCTCTTCAATGTTTCTGGTTCTCCTAGGTGCATTCCCAGGTGGATTCTTAATCCTTCTATCAAATTCTCTTTCCCTCAGATTACCTCTATTGTGAAAATCTGAATCATCCTCTGGATGGAACCTAAAAGGCCTAGGGCCATTTTCTGCATTTAAATGAAAATCCTCGCCCTCGGCACCATTAAAAGGAGGCCTAAAAGGACGGACAGGTCCCCGTCTCTCACTCAATCTTCTTCTCTCCTCATTAGTTCCATCAGCACCAAGCTCCTGATATCGGCCAGAACGCATGGGTCTaccaaaaaaatcatcattagcTGTCCTTTCACGGGGATCCAACATGTCAAGTCCCCTAGGGTTTCTGAGTAATACCCTTCCGGATGGACTCCGATCAGGAATGACAGACCTTGGATGACCAAGATCTCGACCAGAATCCATATCCCTCAACTCATTAGATTGTCTAGACATATACGGAGAACCATGCCTTCTAACTACCATTTCTGCAGGGAAACAAGAACGATCAGGAGACCTCATCCTCTCCATCCTAAACATTGGAGGAGATCTTTGGTTGGGAAACTCAGAATGTCCACCAAAACCATCCGGGGATCTTCTCCGAGGAGACCATGTACGAGGTGCGTGAGTCCTAGAAGCAACTGGAGATTTTGAACGAATTCTGGGAAGGCCCCTTCTTTGTACGGATAAGAAATTCCTGTTACTTCGGACAAACTGACTGTCTATTCCCTCAAATGAAGCTTGGGGGTGTGCATATATGGGATTTGAGTTGTCATTAGGTAAACCCCTCATGAACTCCTCACCATGCCTCAATCCAACCAATTCAGAACTACCTTCGCCAATGCATCTACTTGGGCTAATATTTCTTGGAATTCTGTGAACCATATCCATTTCAATGCCACGTACAGGAGGCCCCCCTCTCCCTCCTGGGGATCGCCTCCTTGGACGAAAAACTGGCGCCCCATCGTTCAAAGGCTTCCTCCCTCCCCTACAAGTACCTGCAAAAGCACCACTGAGCCCACCATTATAGctattaaattcaatatcaGTCTGCGATGCGTATTTGTGCCTGGGAATACGAAACTCTGCCGGACCATTATAAAATTCAGGAGCAAAGTCTCGTTCAGAATCCCAATTACCACGCACAGTGTCTATCCTACTGGAAATTCTCCCTCTGCCacgcataaaattaaatctagaGTTTCTAGATGATTGATCTTGATGCCTATCTCTTGACAATTTACGGGAATCACCAGTGTAGATTTCATCTCTGCAAAACGGAGTCCAAAACAAGAATAAGACAATAACTCATCACTCAATGTAAAAAAGGAACAACGAAAACAAGGGggaacataaaataataataataatcacctCCCTCTGGGACATAATTTATCCTCCTCGAGTGCCACATCAGGTACCCTTCCAGCCCTAGCTGGCAAAGATCTGGCCGAAATAGTCCTTGTTTCACCAGGAGAGGATGAAATTGAAGCTCGCAAGTTTATTATACGGCTCTTTTGACCTCCACTGTTGGCATCCTTAGTTGCATCATCAACATTCGAAGATGTTTCCACCTTGGGCAAAGCTGAAATGTTCTTATCAATTACATCAGTGTTTTTAGTATCCTCATCCGATCCTTGAACAACAGTCGCCGAATTTCCTTGGCTCGAACCTGGAGCTTGATCAGTTGACTGTTCAGTCTCCTCACTCCTTGGGCAATTTGCAACTCCATTGGTTGGCATCTCAACTGCCTGTGATTCTTGCAAAACATGATCTTTATCATCTGCATCCTCATTTGGCTTCTTCTCATCATGAGCTGTTTCAGAAAATTTGTTTACAATATTGTAATTTGCTTCACTGGGCTCTTCTGTCTTGCTGTCTTTATTCTCAACATAAGATGATGTGGGATGATCATCACTTGGAAGTCCCACATAACTCATTTGTTCTTTATGAGAATCATCACTATTAAACGGCTCTACTTCTCTTTTTTCACAAGTGGGTTCCTCCATAGTAGTATCAGCCAGTGGTTCTCGAACTTCACCATCTTCAAAGTCTTCCTCTCTGATCCCATCTTGTTCTGTATCCATAGCTGTTCCTAAATCAAGATTACCGTCAGACTCATAATCAGAACCATAAGAATCTTCTTCGAGCATATCACCTGacagatttattttttcatcatcACTTGCTGAACCCTCACCATTTCCCATTGAATCAGGGGGAGTGGGGCCCACATTCGTATTTTTCAATCTGCATTGTCCAGGATCATCGACAATTTTGTCTTCAGCTATTGTAGAATCTACAATTCCAGAAACATTTGCTTCATTAATATCATGACCCACAGATGCAGACATTGTATCTGTAGCAAGCAACTTAGCACTTTCATCTTTATCCTGAGGCACCTCCTCACTACACTGAGATCTCTCATTGCTTGAAGGATGACCTAAACTGTTTGATAGATCACCACTGCTTATAGACAAGTCAGCAGAGCTAGTAGTTTTTACTATAATATTCTGACCATTTAGCATCATTTTACCCAAATGGTTTGATGTCCCCTCTATTTTCTTGAGTGTTTCCTGCATACCCTCATGAACGGGTTCAGGTTTTATGGACCTCGAATCAACTGATCTCACGGTGCTAGTTGAAGGCTTCAAGGCTTCAGGATTGCATCTCTCAACTAATTCAGATTTCACTGCTCTAAAATCTATTTCCTTAGGAATAGCTGTAGCACCCTTAAAATCATGTTTGGTGCTCTCATCTTGAGGTTCTGATTTGACTGTCTTAATGTTAACCTTGCTCAAATTGCCACTCAGCACAAATGCTTGGCGCAAGCACGAGTCAGAAATATTGCCACCCGAATTCAGCAGAGCTGATGATCTGGAAGGCTTTTCATTGACGTTTGATAGAAGAGAGGGTGGACTGAGCCCTAAATGAAGACTATCCTCAGAATTGCAATGGTAGCTAGACAGATCAGGCAGTGTGGCAGCATTGGATCTGCTCTCACTCTCTCCAAGGATTTGCTTTCCTGAACCAATGCTACCACCAACCATCCCAACGGAGGAAATCAAAGGCTTTATATCACGTGTGCCAGTAATTGAATTAAACCCACCCGCAACTTTTTGACCTGAAACTCGATCAACCGTGAAACCATCCCATGCATCCATGGTCGTGTTCAAGTCCCAATTGGATCTGTTGGTACACTTATTAGCACCACCAGTGTTCAACTCAAAAGTATTACTTTTCCACTGATTACTACTTTCACCCTTGCTCGAAGACAAACTCAACAAAACTGGCTCTCCCTTCTCTTTATACCGACAACTGCCTGCACCATTTTGACCTACCATACTTGAAAATAGATGTTCATTTATACCTAATGACAACTCAGTAATTCCAGAAGTTTTTGATAGTTTTGaatcactctctctctccacCTTTCCTTCACTAGATACATCCTCCCTTGTGTTAAGTGCAGGAGTTCCACCAGGTGATAAGTTCAACTCAGTTTTTGCAATTTTCTGGGCAGCCACAAGCTTCTCATTGCCGTCAATATCAGCCCTAGAAGCAGGGTGCGCTATAGTAGGGCTTGGATCTTCAACCTTGACTCTGACACTGCTAGCAATGCTCTCAACCATGTTAACATTGGTTTCATCAGTATTACCTTTGACTTTTTCGTGTAGAGAATCCTTTTTGGCATCGGATAAAGCAGGTGAACTTTCTGGAATAATAGCATTTGATAAAACTGACCCCTGAGACTGGCTGGAATCTTCTTTTTGCACCGACTCATTTCCCAATGGTATTGAAGATTGTTCTTCAGGGGTGGGAGAAGGAGGTCTGATTATTGGAAATCTTCTTTTCTTGATAGGAACACCTGCAGCATAATTACTAGACATTCTGGCAACTGGTTTCAACGCAATCtagtgagagaaaattaattatcagtAAACATATTTAGTTCTGTAATCCACTCAGCACTAATTTCTACGGAAGAAGGAACACCTCTTCATTTCCAGAAACTGGCATACTTCATAACATGCTATGGGTATAAACGTCTTGCTTTTATATCAAAAATCAAGTCCTGGAACACAAATTAAAGGCCAACTTTCAAATCCcatccatttttttaaaaaaaggatatAAACAGAATAATTGAACAAGTACTGCTTGCACTTAAGATTAGGCAGTTTCAAACAGACCCTAACCAAACTCAAGTATGTAATAACAGTTAGTAAGCACCCATGCACAAAAGGAATAAAgccaattttttcttttttttttccataaattGCTCGAACAAACCActcaaattcaaaaagaaatatataccCACTTATcgaaaagagttaaaaaaacacGATTAAGGCAAAAGTGTCATCACTAACAACACTCGGTAGAAAATTCACAATTAATATCCAGTAAATGATACCTAATGGTCCAAATGAATAAGATGTGATCGGAATTTATCCAAGACAGCAATCAATCCCTTTTAAGTGTCTATCATTAAATgctaattaactttaaactaCTACTGGTCAACGCTGttgaatataaaaacaaaGTGGTTAATCATAAAACTTGAACACAAATCCAGATCAGAACACAAgacaataacataaaatttgcaaagaaaacaaacatcCACAACAACTCTAAAAATTTGAAGTGAAGTTCCACAGCCAATTGACCTAAAAcacatattaaattttattttttcaaggaAACTGGAATCAATCagattaaatgaaattaaattgaataaagaaaaccagaaaaaatgaaacatttacTGGAAActactaaaagaaaataaaaagagaacaCGCAACGGTGACCAAACAAAAACTTACCAAAATCGATAAGTAATAATACTCCAAAATGATCGGTGAATACAAAGACTGCTTAGATAAAATCTGAATGGGAAAATTACCTGAGAGAGCGTTATAGGAGAAAACTGGGCAAAATTAGGAAATTTCGCGCTCGGTTGAAGGAAACTACTACAATGacagagtgagagagagagagagagaatctGATTAGCGTATGAGCTTTGAATTGCTTTAGGGTTAGGACTCTGCAAATGGGCACTCAAATAATGGCTTTGGTAGTGTTATTTTATAGagtaaattgattttgatgggCAATTTGATTGACTTTTTGGTCTGTGTTTGTGTCGTGTTGTGTTGCGTCGTGCTGTGCGCGCTTCGGTGGAGTCTTTTCTTTTATCGTGTTTTGCCCCACCAAACAATCAACTAATTTCTCGACACGTGTGAACACTTGTCCCGTAGTCAGAATCTTTCATGTGAGGTGGGTCCCACGCGGTGTGGCTTTGGCTTTGCTTCTTAGTGGAAGCGAAAGAGGTTACGTAGCTGCCTCTACTTTCCTttggtttggttcggttcgtTTCGTTTCGTAGATAGCGAAAGGCAAAAGCAAAAACGCACGCATGATTggatttactttttggatttcATTAAGGTCCttgaattttgtatttattaaacttaAGATGGATTATTTGGAAAACTAGAAGCTAAAGTCCCTTGTTAATCGTTTTTGGGTTATCTCTTTTGGGAGTAGGACCATTAGAACCCTTTGAACAAGCCAACTCAAAAACCCCTATTTCAATTATACTTCACTTCATATCAAAAATACCTTTATCTAAATAAACTATGCTTTCTGTttatataaaatcttttaatttgtaattattttctcacaCTTAAGATTCTTTTCACCACAAGACGATTGGAACAAGCTAAATATTTGTCCTTAAATATGAACGTGGATTTATAAGGTCAGTTGAGCGGTGCTAATAGTTTAATTCATTGGCCAAATTGCCTTGGTGAGGCACTGGTATAGTGGGCTTAAAATCCATTGCCTCATATTGGGTTTGAGTTTCTTATCCTATTTGTGATAAGGCTCAAGTCCGTCATCATCTCACTGGCCACTgctttgctttttgttttttctatttttattttttttgtcttattacAAGTTTGAAATTCTAATTGACTAATTTACTTGTGCTAAAACTTTTTTAACCTATCATCCATATAAATCAACAATTCTACACTTTTCTTAgcttaaattatttgagtaattttttatttgaccaTCCAGCAGCTGAATGATATATCACTCATATTCAGTTGTCCCACACTAATATTTGAGGAGAAATATAAATTCGGAGCAGCGGTACCAAATGGGActattaatatcatttaataaatgcGGCATTATTTAGTATATCGTCTCTTATTGTATTGCCCTCATTGTTACCTTAATATagattaaaattgttttaat contains these protein-coding regions:
- the LOC102613001 gene encoding uncharacterized protein LOC102613001 codes for the protein MPVSGNEEIALKPVARMSSNYAAGVPIKKRRFPIIRPPSPTPEEQSSIPLGNESVQKEDSSQSQGSVLSNAIIPESSPALSDAKKDSLHEKVKGNTDETNVNMVESIASSVRVKVEDPSPTIAHPASRADIDGNEKLVAAQKIAKTELNLSPGGTPALNTREDVSSEGKVERESDSKLSKTSGITELSLGINEHLFSSMVGQNGAGSCRYKEKGEPVLLSLSSSKGESSNQWKSNTFELNTGGANKCTNRSNWDLNTTMDAWDGFTVDRVSGQKVAGGFNSITGTRDIKPLISSVGMVGGSIGSGKQILGESESRSNAATLPDLSSYHCNSEDSLHLGLSPPSLLSNVNEKPSRSSALLNSGGNISDSCLRQAFVLSGNLSKVNIKTVKSEPQDESTKHDFKGATAIPKEIDFRAVKSELVERCNPEALKPSTSTVRSVDSRSIKPEPVHEGMQETLKKIEGTSNHLGKMMLNGQNIIVKTTSSADLSISSGDLSNSLGHPSSNERSQCSEEVPQDKDESAKLLATDTMSASVGHDINEANVSGIVDSTIAEDKIVDDPGQCRLKNTNVGPTPPDSMGNGEGSASDDEKINLSGDMLEEDSYGSDYESDGNLDLGTAMDTEQDGIREEDFEDGEVREPLADTTMEEPTCEKREVEPFNSDDSHKEQMSYVGLPSDDHPTSSYVENKDSKTEEPSEANYNIVNKFSETAHDEKKPNEDADDKDHVLQESQAVEMPTNGVANCPRSEETEQSTDQAPGSSQGNSATVVQGSDEDTKNTDVIDKNISALPKVETSSNVDDATKDANSGGQKSRIINLRASISSSPGETRTISARSLPARAGRVPDVALEEDKLCPRGRDEIYTGDSRKLSRDRHQDQSSRNSRFNFMRGRGRISSRIDTVRGNWDSERDFAPEFYNGPAEFRIPRHKYASQTDIEFNSYNGGLSGAFAGTCRGGRKPLNDGAPVFRPRRRSPGGRGGPPVRGIEMDMVHRIPRNISPSRCIGEGSSELVGLRHGEEFMRGLPNDNSNPIYAHPQASFEGIDSQFVRSNRNFLSVQRRGLPRIRSKSPVASRTHAPRTWSPRRRSPDGFGGHSEFPNQRSPPMFRMERMRSPDRSCFPAEMVVRRHGSPYMSRQSNELRDMDSGRDLGHPRSVIPDRSPSGRVLLRNPRGLDMLDPRERTANDDFFGRPMRSGRYQELGADGTNEERRRLSERRGPVRPFRPPFNGAEGEDFHLNAENGPRPFRFHPEDDSDFHNRGNLREREFDRRIKNPPGNAPRRTRNIEEQEQNFRHPGHLWRDERFDDMSRIKRKRF